In Silene latifolia isolate original U9 population chromosome X, ASM4854445v1, whole genome shotgun sequence, the following proteins share a genomic window:
- the LOC141617736 gene encoding uncharacterized protein LOC141617736, with amino-acid sequence MPNELRMLFMSNDAASQNFRKYVLLYNRSFAFTSFGVKKDRKLAQRNRGIYTFRVQGQVYHYINDILPTEERSRYIQLYFFDTDRELWHRLHIAEEIDRTVLRILMRIMEMNPYTQFFKSLRDVGWHRRIYRVSSHPRRRPDPQTFPINEVLIQTTDDLLESEEQGRIFILPASFIGCDPDFRRRYLSSMTLVQRYGKPDIFLTITCNPRWAEIERELLPFEEAKIRPPDQYDEYIYAELPDSAENPHLFSVVVRHMMDGPCGRDNPTNPCMRDGWCKNHYPREFTDTTTNGRDSYPIYRRRHRGLEVTVRGSQLNNRWVIPYNPFLLGKYECHLNVEICSTIKAIKYMYKYVYKGHDRISFAVTDPSGSGQESFDEITAYQSTRWISPPEAAWRIFGFHLNEIHPNIVPLQVHLPNMQTVSFQPWENLENVLDDEAYNRTMLTTFFQQNETDTFSQTLLYSQLPAYYVWHNRRRDKFWTPREKGFVLGRLVYANPSEGERYYLRLLLSNIRGPKSFEDLKSINGITCSSFRESDYMHGLLEADDSIEQCLAEAVQYQMPAELRRLFATLLIYCQPMNPRLL; translated from the exons ATGCCAAATGAACTTCGCATGCTGTTCATGTCAAACGACGCTGCTTCTCAAAATTTCAGAAAATATGTTCTGTTGTATAATCGTTCTTTCGCTTTTACTTCCTTTGGAGTTAAGAAAGATCGGAAACTCGCGCAGAGAAATCGTGGAATTTATACGTTTAGAGTTCAAGGCCAAGTTTATCATTACATTAATGATATCTTGCCTACTGAAGAACGGTCTAGATATATTCAACTTTATTTTTTCGATACAGATAGAGAATTGTGGCATAGACTTCATATTGCTGAAGAAATTGACAGGACAGTGCTTCGTATTTTGATGCGCATTATGGAAATGAACCCGTACACTCAGTTCTTCAAATCTCTAAGAGATGTAG GCTGGCATAGACGTATCTATCGAGTTAGTAGCCATCCTAGACGTCGTCCTGATCCTCAAACTTTTCCGATAAATGAAGTTCTTATACAAACAACAGACGATTTACTTGAAAGCGAGGAACAAG GCAGAATTTTTATACTGCCTGCTAGCTTTATTGGATGCGATCCTGACTTCCGTCGTCGCTATCTTAGTTCAATGACGCTTGTACAGCGTTATGGAAAGCCAGATATATTTTTGACTATTACATGTAATCCGCGTTGGGCAGAAATTGAGCGCGAGTTATTGCCTTTTGAGGAAGC CAAAATAAGACCGCCTGACCAGTATGATGAATATATATATGCAGAACTGCCCGATTCTGCCGAAAACCCTCACCTTTTCTCTGTCGTTGTTCGTCATATGATGGATGGTCCATGCGGTAGAGACAACCCTACTAACCCCTGCATGAGGGATGGTTGGTGTAAGAACCATTACCCTCGTGAGTTTACGGATACAACAACAAACGGTCGTGATTCATATCCTATATATCGCAGAAGGCATAGGGGTTTAGAGGTAACCGTACGTGGATCACAGCTTAATAATCGATGGGTTATTCCATACAACCCATTCTTATTAGGGAAATATGAATGTCACCTAAATGTGGAGATATGTTCGACAATTAAAGCCATTAAGTATATGTACAAGTATGTATATAAGGGACATGATCGTATTTCGTTTGCGGTTACTGATCCTAGCGGCAGCGGTCAGGAATCATTTGATGAGATAACTGCGTACCAATCAACTAGATGGATTTCCCCACCGGAGGCAGCTTGGAGAATTTTCGGATTCCATTTGAACGAAATACATCCTAACATTGTTCCTTTACAGGTACACTTACCAAACATGCAAACTGTTAGTTTTCAACCGTGGGAAAACCTTGAGAATGTTTTGGATGATGAAGCTTATAACAGAACAATGTTAACGACTTTTTTCCAGCAAAACGAAACTGATACTTTCTCTCAAACCTTATTATACAGTCAACTTCCCGCATATTATGTGTGGCATAATAGAAGAAGGGATAAATTTTGGACTCCTAGGGAAAAAGGATTTGTCTTAGGCCGTTTAGTATATGCAAATCCCTCTGAAGGAGAAAGGTATTATTTACGGCTTCTGCTCTCAAACATTCGAGGTCCCAAGTCTTTTGAAGACCTCAAGTCAATAAATGGCATAACATGTAGTTCGTTTAGAGAATCGGATTATATGCATGGATTGCTTGAAGCAGATGACTCTATTGAACAGTGTTTAGCAGAAGCAGTGCAATATCAGATGCCAGCAGAGCTACGAAGATTATTTGCTACTTTACTCATTTACTGTCAGCCAATGAATCCAAGATTGCTATGA
- the LOC141617738 gene encoding uncharacterized protein LOC141617738, with protein sequence MGRSFSSFDFGDLQLDNVYLRHSKTKEIKEELNIPISSEDINAVNLLNEEQRCAYDKIYRRVIENGTGSFVLDGPGGTGKTFLYTTLLVNLRARVLIYLAVASLGIAAANLAGGRTSNSRFKIPLDIENNKSSQISK encoded by the coding sequence ATGGGCAGGAGTTTTAGTTCTTTTGACTTTGGCGATCTGCAATTGGACAACGTTTATTTGAGACATtcaaaaacaaaagaaattaaggAAGAGCTTAATATTCCGATAAGTTCTGAAGACATAAATGCTGTCAACTTGCTAAATGAAGAACAACGTTGTGCCTATGATAAAATTTACAGAAGGGTTATAGAGAATGGAACAGGTTCTTTTGTCTTAGATGGACCTGGAGGTACAGGAAAAACCTTTTTGTACACAACACTGCTTGTAAATCTCAGAGCTAGAGTCCTTATTTATCTTGCAGTTGCAAGTTTGGGTATTGCAGCAGCCAATCTTGCGGGTGGTAGAACTTCAAATTCTCGATTCAAGATCCCTCTTGATATAGAAAATAACAAGAGTTCTCAAATCTCAAAATAG
- the LOC141617739 gene encoding uncharacterized protein LOC141617739 has product MCNEDSQYVMRVSGFREGNFPFRYLGIPISYKRMVVGDCSSLVERVVMRIRGWGARKLSYAGRLVLVQDVLSQLHSFWARIFLIPVTVMDRIELICRNYMWSGSEEFLKTAPVAWTKVCTGKKFGGLGIINCKMWNVAMLGKYVWWLAMKADHLWIRWVNHMYIKDQHWMDYVPTVSSSWTWRKLCQVKEQFKPAYCNGQWRSNAGRYTISGGYIWLQDDQVKVPWHPVVWNRFNMPKHVFIGWLAIQGRLLTKDRLVRFGVIQDGTCDMCLDHDEDHAYLLYQCSFSSQCWALLKNWLDVALPGSGILEWCSSWRCRSLMKKRIVCAAILALVYQIWRVRNVCRVDSYIPHPASVVNSVQQIVQCRGQQWKWTSKYQCMSWSPWM; this is encoded by the coding sequence ATGTGCAATGAAGATAGTCAGTATGTGATGAGGGTTTCAGGCTTCAGAGAAGGGAACTTTCCTTTCAGGTACTTGGGTATTCCCATTTCTTATAAGAGAATGGTTGTTGGGGATTGTTCCAGCCTTGTGGAGAGAGTGGTAATGAGAATTCGTGGTTGGGGTGCTAGAAAGCTCAGTTATGCTGGTCGCCTAGTCCTTGTTCAGGATGTTCTATCACAGCTGCACAGTTTTTGGGCGCGTATTTTTCTCATTCCTGTTACTGTAATGGACAGAATAGAGCTTATTTGTCGTAATTATATGTGGAGTGGTTCTGAGGAATTTCTAAAAACTGCTCCTGTTGCTTGGACTAAGGTATGCACTGGAAAAAAATTTGGTGGTCTTGGTATTATTAACTGTAAAATGTGGAATGTGGCTATGCTTGGCAAGTATGTATGGTGGCTTGCCATGAAGGCAGATCACTTATGGATACGTTGGGTGAATCACATGTATATTAAAGACCAGCATTGGATGGATTATGTTCCAACGGTTAGTTCAAGCTGGACATGGAGGAAATTGTGCCAGGTCAAGGAGCAATTTAAACCCGCATACTGTAATGGGCAATGGAGGTCTAATGCAGGGAGATATACTATCTCTGGGGGTTATATTTGGCTACAAGATGATCAGGTCAAGGTTCCTTGGCATCCTGTTGTTTGGAATCGTTTCAATATGCCTAAGCATGTGTTTATTGGGTGGCTAGCTATTCAAGGTAGACTACTCACTAAGGATAGACTAGTACGTTTTGGGGTTATTCAGGATGGTACGTGTGATATGTGTTTGGACCATGATGAAGATCACGCTTATTTGCTTTATCAATGCAGTTTCAGTAGCCAATGTTGGGCATTGCTTAAAAACTGGTTGGATGTGGCTCTGCCTGGCAGTGGGATACTTGAGTGGTGTAGCTCTTGGAGATGCAGGTCTCTCATGAAAAAAAGGATTGTGTGTGCTGCGATTTTGGCTTTGGTGTATCAGATATGGAGGGTCCGTAATGTATGCAGGGTGGACTCTTACATTCCTCATCCTGCAAGTGTTGTTAATTCAGTGCAACAAATAGTGCAATGTAGAGGTCAACAATGGAAGTGGACTTCTAAGTATCAATGTATGAGTTGGTCTCCTTGGATGTAA